One window of Nocardia sp. NBC_00508 genomic DNA carries:
- a CDS encoding DUF2516 family protein, whose protein sequence is MVHGLTGMILLVLWLAALGATIFALIHAVRQRPDAFTAVDKLTKPIWLAILGVAVLVLLLSPAGLGLLSFAAIIATGVYLADVRPKVDEVQRGPRW, encoded by the coding sequence ATGGTGCACGGATTGACCGGGATGATCCTGCTGGTGCTGTGGCTGGCGGCGCTCGGTGCGACGATTTTCGCGCTGATCCACGCCGTGCGTCAGCGTCCGGACGCGTTCACCGCGGTGGACAAACTGACCAAGCCGATCTGGCTGGCGATTCTCGGGGTGGCCGTGCTCGTGCTTCTCCTCTCGCCTGCGGGGCTGGGCCTGCTTTCGTTCGCGGCGATCATCGCGACCGGTGTCTATCTCGCCGACGTGCGTCCCAAGGTGGATGAAGTTCAGCGGGGTCCGCGCTGGTGA
- a CDS encoding DUF2505 domain-containing protein, which translates to MATPLAFTARYSHSLAEVRAALANELYWKDRITEVGGTNARLESVTISGDQVRVEMVQAIAAEKLPPAITAVRPGDLVVPRVEHWNGGTATFEARVDGAPAHVRGTITLSADGSGATVAVEGTIEVKIPLFGGKIEKAIDEHLTELLKNEAEFTETWIASH; encoded by the coding sequence ATGGCTACACCGCTGGCGTTCACGGCCCGCTACTCGCATTCCCTCGCCGAGGTGCGCGCTGCCTTGGCGAACGAGCTGTACTGGAAGGATCGCATCACCGAGGTCGGCGGCACCAACGCCCGGCTGGAGTCGGTCACCATCAGCGGTGACCAGGTGCGCGTAGAGATGGTGCAGGCCATCGCCGCCGAAAAGCTGCCGCCCGCGATCACCGCGGTACGCCCCGGTGACCTGGTCGTTCCCCGCGTCGAGCACTGGAACGGCGGCACGGCCACCTTCGAAGCGCGCGTCGACGGTGCGCCCGCCCACGTGCGCGGCACCATCACGCTGTCCGCCGACGGCTCCGGCGCCACCGTCGCGGTCGAGGGCACCATCGAGGTGAAGATCCCGCTGTTCGGCGGCAAGATCGAGAAGGCGATCGACGAACACCTCACCGAGCTGCTGAAGAACGAGGCGGAGTTCACCGAGACCTGGATCGCGTCGCACTGA
- a CDS encoding DUF445 domain-containing protein, whose amino-acid sequence MEKAPGNTAVLDAHAAPAAAPLGFAAVLDEAAKRRDLWRMKALATGMLALATAIYLFCRWIESRHAGGDWVGYLRAASEAGMVGALADWFAVTALFRHPLGLPIPHTAIIRRKKDQLGASLGTFVGTNFLAPEVVSAKVNSAQVSWRVGRWMADPGHAARVAQESSTILRAVVGVLRDEDVQQVIDNTIVKRIAEPLWGPPIGRVLAELLADNRQQALLDLLAERAHQWALGSQETIDRIVLRDAPQWAPKFVNILLSERIYRELVEFTWKVRSNLDHEVRLAANRFLEEFAEDLQYDDAMIKKAERVKAQIMGREEITGMAEATWRAAKRLILESADDPNSTLRRKVAENVQQLGERLRDEAEMRAKVDGWIDRGARYLVENYAGEISTLVTDTVARWDADEASKKIELQVGRDLQFIRINGTVVGSLAGLAIYTISQLMFGG is encoded by the coding sequence ATGGAGAAAGCTCCCGGCAACACCGCGGTGCTGGACGCCCACGCCGCGCCTGCCGCCGCGCCCCTCGGCTTCGCCGCCGTGCTCGACGAGGCGGCCAAGCGTCGCGACCTGTGGCGAATGAAGGCGCTCGCCACCGGCATGCTGGCGCTGGCCACCGCGATCTACTTGTTCTGCCGCTGGATCGAATCGCGGCACGCGGGCGGAGACTGGGTCGGCTACCTGCGGGCCGCCTCGGAGGCGGGCATGGTCGGGGCGCTGGCGGACTGGTTCGCGGTCACCGCGCTGTTCCGGCACCCGCTCGGCCTGCCCATTCCGCACACCGCGATCATCCGGCGCAAGAAGGACCAGCTCGGTGCCAGTCTCGGCACCTTCGTCGGCACGAATTTCCTTGCACCGGAAGTAGTTTCGGCGAAAGTGAACTCCGCGCAGGTCTCCTGGCGGGTAGGGCGCTGGATGGCCGATCCCGGCCACGCAGCCCGGGTGGCGCAAGAGAGTTCGACGATTCTGCGCGCCGTCGTCGGGGTCCTGCGTGACGAGGACGTGCAGCAGGTGATCGACAACACCATCGTCAAGCGGATCGCCGAGCCGCTGTGGGGTCCGCCGATCGGGCGGGTGCTGGCGGAATTGCTCGCCGACAACCGGCAGCAGGCGCTGCTGGACCTGCTCGCCGAGCGCGCGCACCAGTGGGCGCTCGGCTCGCAGGAGACGATCGATCGGATCGTGCTGCGGGACGCGCCGCAGTGGGCGCCGAAATTCGTCAACATCCTGCTTTCCGAGCGGATCTACCGCGAGCTGGTCGAGTTCACCTGGAAGGTCCGCTCCAATCTCGACCATGAGGTTCGGCTGGCGGCGAACCGGTTCCTGGAGGAATTCGCCGAAGACCTGCAATACGACGACGCCATGATCAAGAAGGCGGAGCGCGTCAAGGCACAGATCATGGGCCGGGAGGAAATCACCGGCATGGCCGAGGCCACGTGGCGGGCGGCCAAGCGGCTGATCCTGGAGTCTGCCGACGACCCGAACAGCACGCTGCGGCGCAAGGTCGCCGAAAACGTCCAGCAGCTCGGCGAGCGATTGCGCGACGAGGCCGAAATGCGCGCGAAGGTGGACGGTTGGATCGACCGAGGCGCCCGGTACTTGGTGGAGAACTATGCGGGTGAGATCAGCACCCTGGTCACCGACACGGTTGCCAGGTGGGACGCCGACGAAGCGAGCAAGAAGATCGAATTGCAGGTCGGCCGGGATCTGCAGTTCATCCGCATCAATGGCACCGTGGTCGGTTCCCTTGCCGGACTGGCGATCTACACGATCTCCCAGCTGATGTTCGGCGGCTGA
- a CDS encoding DUF2505 domain-containing protein, which translates to MARRLDYSARYPLHTTKELYAALSNRDYWEARIQEMRKYTPGNEVVKLEAGDGAIDVELHHILPREMLPEIAQTVMRKDMVITRKESFGPYAADEITGKYSASIPAGPGSLGGTIRLFPTETGCTMRFSSEAKVFIPMVGPRLEQLMLVNLVDLFRGEAEFTVQWLEEHHPTR; encoded by the coding sequence ATGGCACGCCGATTGGACTACTCCGCCCGCTATCCGCTGCACACCACAAAAGAGCTGTACGCGGCGCTGTCGAACCGCGATTACTGGGAAGCGCGGATCCAAGAGATGCGGAAGTACACCCCCGGCAACGAGGTGGTCAAGCTGGAGGCAGGCGACGGAGCCATCGACGTCGAATTGCACCACATCCTGCCCCGCGAGATGCTGCCGGAGATCGCGCAGACGGTCATGCGCAAGGACATGGTGATCACCCGCAAGGAGAGCTTCGGCCCCTACGCGGCGGACGAGATCACCGGCAAGTACTCGGCGTCCATACCGGCGGGCCCGGGCAGCCTCGGCGGCACCATCCGCCTCTTCCCCACCGAAACCGGCTGCACCATGCGCTTCTCCTCGGAGGCGAAGGTCTTCATCCCCATGGTCGGACCGCGCCTGGAGCAGCTGATGCTGGTGAACTTGGTCGACCTGTTCCGCGGCGAGGCCGAGTTCACGGTTCAGTGGCTGGAAGAACACCACCCCACCCGCTGA
- a CDS encoding type IV toxin-antitoxin system AbiEi family antitoxin domain-containing protein, producing MAGDAASRAIGSAEQGWRVLRRWAGRHAGFFTTRQVLRTGCAARVRSGLGDGSVTRVGVGGLLRLAGWPEGPLDEYAMWSAWFDGAAVVSHHSAAELHGLGTLRPRFLHLSVRVGRPTAPPRLVVLRRSLTGADVESAGPFLVTTPVRTVLDLAEAGIGQAALNEVVADAVAIDRCAGEEITDAGARLSPRAARRVYRALAVA from the coding sequence ATGGCTGGCGATGCGGCAAGCCGCGCGATCGGGTCCGCGGAACAAGGATGGCGTGTTCTGCGCCGATGGGCCGGTCGGCACGCCGGTTTCTTCACCACTCGGCAGGTGCTGCGCACCGGATGCGCGGCGCGGGTGCGGTCCGGCCTCGGTGACGGTTCGGTGACCAGGGTCGGGGTGGGTGGTCTGCTGCGGTTGGCCGGATGGCCGGAGGGGCCGCTCGACGAATACGCGATGTGGTCGGCCTGGTTCGACGGAGCCGCGGTGGTCTCTCATCACAGCGCAGCCGAGTTGCACGGCCTCGGCACGCTGCGTCCGCGGTTCCTGCACCTGTCGGTCCGCGTGGGCCGCCCGACGGCGCCGCCGCGGTTGGTGGTCCTGCGCCGCTCGCTGACCGGCGCCGACGTGGAATCGGCCGGTCCCTTCCTGGTGACAACGCCGGTGCGCACGGTGCTCGACCTGGCCGAGGCCGGAATCGGGCAGGCCGCCTTGAACGAGGTGGTCGCCGACGCGGTCGCCATCGATCGCTGTGCGGGCGAGGAGATCACCGACGCCGGTGCGCGGTTGTCGCCTCGCGCGGCCAGAAGGGTGTATCGCGCGCTCGCCGTCGCGTGA
- a CDS encoding FitA-like ribbon-helix-helix domain-containing protein, with protein MARLTVRDLPDDVREALRVRAAQHGRSTEAEVRAILIEAVTPAAQIELGTLLAEIGREVELTDDDFEALTARDQRPVAPVEFE; from the coding sequence ATGGCCAGACTGACTGTCCGGGATCTTCCCGACGACGTACGCGAGGCGCTGCGTGTCCGCGCGGCCCAGCACGGCCGCAGCACCGAGGCCGAGGTCCGGGCGATCCTCATCGAGGCCGTCACGCCCGCAGCGCAGATCGAGCTCGGGACGCTGCTGGCCGAAATCGGTCGTGAGGTCGAGCTCACCGACGACGATTTCGAAGCGCTCACCGCCCGTGACCAACGCCCGGTCGCGCCCGTGGAGTTCGAGTGA
- a CDS encoding helix-turn-helix domain-containing protein, with translation MADQPEVSAEYTDRPDEHSSDVGERGGRVASAAHDIGGFIRAQREAAQVSLRQLAQLAGVSNPYLSQIERGLRNPSAEVLTQIAKALRVSSEVLYVRAGYLEQRAHSPVRDALLADTSISERQKQVLLDIYESFRRENGGNEAGGDVWDSDVPRTTTDTPPRQENETP, from the coding sequence ATGGCAGACCAGCCCGAGGTTTCCGCCGAGTACACCGACAGACCGGATGAGCACTCGTCCGACGTCGGCGAACGAGGGGGTCGCGTCGCCAGTGCGGCGCACGACATCGGAGGCTTCATCCGGGCGCAGCGAGAAGCCGCGCAAGTCTCGCTGCGTCAGCTCGCCCAGCTGGCGGGGGTGAGCAATCCGTATCTCAGTCAGATCGAGCGCGGACTGCGCAATCCGTCCGCCGAAGTGCTTACGCAGATCGCCAAGGCGCTGCGGGTCTCCTCGGAGGTCTTGTACGTACGGGCTGGCTATCTCGAGCAGCGAGCGCACAGTCCGGTCCGGGACGCCCTGCTTGCCGACACGTCGATCAGTGAGCGGCAAAAGCAGGTGCTGCTGGACATCTATGAATCGTTTCGCCGGGAAAACGGAGGAAACGAGGCAGGGGGGGACGTTTGGGACAGCGACGTTCCGCGCACCACAACCGACACTCCGCCACGCCAGGAGAACGAAACACCATGA
- the purU gene encoding formyltetrahydrofolate deformylase: protein MSSAPPVQDDRRYVLTLGCLDRPGIIAGITSFIAEFGGSIVEAGYHSDLDTGWFFTRQAIKAATVPFSIEELRDRFAGVAADLGPETEWQLLDSRERRRAVLLVSKDGHCLHDLLGRAASGELPATIEAVIGNHPDLAAMTEAHGVKFHHVPFPKDPAERGPAFEEVRALVDAHDPHAVVLARFMQVLPADLCEHWAGKAINIHHSFLPSFVGARPYHQAFARGVKLIGATCHYVTPELDAGPIIEQDVIRIDHADEVRDMVRQGRDIERVVLARGLRWHLEGRVLVHGRRTVVFS from the coding sequence ATGAGTTCCGCTCCACCCGTTCAGGACGATCGCCGCTATGTGCTGACTCTGGGATGCCTGGACCGTCCCGGCATTATCGCGGGGATCACGTCGTTCATCGCCGAGTTCGGCGGCTCGATCGTGGAAGCGGGCTACCACTCCGACCTCGACACCGGCTGGTTCTTCACCCGTCAGGCGATCAAGGCCGCGACGGTGCCGTTCTCGATCGAGGAACTGCGTGACCGGTTCGCCGGGGTTGCGGCCGATCTGGGGCCGGAAACGGAATGGCAACTGCTGGACTCCCGCGAGCGCCGCCGCGCGGTCCTGCTGGTCAGCAAGGACGGCCACTGCCTGCACGACCTGCTCGGACGCGCTGCCAGCGGCGAGCTGCCCGCCACCATCGAGGCGGTGATCGGCAACCATCCGGATCTGGCGGCGATGACCGAGGCGCACGGCGTGAAGTTCCATCACGTCCCGTTCCCCAAGGACCCGGCCGAGCGCGGCCCCGCGTTCGAGGAGGTTCGCGCCCTGGTGGACGCGCACGACCCGCACGCGGTGGTGCTCGCGCGGTTCATGCAGGTGCTGCCCGCCGATCTGTGCGAGCACTGGGCGGGCAAGGCGATCAACATCCACCACAGCTTCTTGCCGTCGTTCGTGGGTGCGCGCCCCTATCACCAGGCGTTCGCCCGCGGCGTGAAGCTCATCGGGGCCACGTGCCATTACGTGACCCCGGAACTGGACGCGGGCCCGATCATCGAGCAGGACGTCATCCGCATCGACCACGCCGACGAGGTGCGCGACATGGTCCGCCAGGGCCGCGACATCGAGCGGGTGGTGCTGGCGCGCGGCCTGCGCTGGCATTTGGAGGGACGCGTCTTGGTGCACGGCCGCCGCACGGTCGTCTTTTCCTGA
- a CDS encoding class I SAM-dependent methyltransferase gives MAGRTPPHPLTKPVGTITRGTTAVNRLRRSDRWLINDELVAARLREAADPLVVDLGYGASPWTTFELAARLRTVRADVRVVGLEIDPQRVVPGRDGVTFTRGGFELAGLRPVLVRAFNVLRQYPESAVPDAWSTIRSGLAPDGLLVDGTCDEVGRRCAWVLLDREGPRSLTLAWDPFTVERPSDLAERLPKALIHRNVPGEPIHALLAAADRAWARAAPLAPYGPRVRWRAAAQSLREEGFPIRHYRRRQRDNVLSVPWSAVAPVGAG, from the coding sequence GTGGCTGGAAGAACACCACCCCACCCGCTGACCAAACCGGTCGGCACCATCACCCGTGGCACCACCGCAGTCAACCGTCTCCGCCGCAGCGATCGCTGGCTGATCAACGACGAGTTGGTCGCCGCCCGCCTGCGCGAGGCGGCCGATCCGCTCGTGGTCGACCTCGGGTACGGAGCCAGCCCGTGGACGACGTTCGAGCTGGCCGCGCGGCTGCGCACAGTGCGCGCCGACGTGCGGGTGGTCGGGCTGGAGATCGATCCACAGCGGGTGGTGCCCGGCCGCGACGGCGTCACCTTCACCCGCGGCGGATTCGAATTGGCCGGGCTGCGACCGGTTCTGGTGCGCGCGTTCAACGTGTTGCGGCAGTATCCGGAATCGGCCGTCCCCGATGCGTGGTCGACCATCCGGTCCGGGCTGGCGCCGGACGGTCTGCTGGTCGACGGCACCTGCGACGAGGTGGGCAGGCGCTGCGCATGGGTCCTGCTCGACCGCGAGGGTCCGCGCTCGCTGACGCTGGCCTGGGACCCGTTCACCGTCGAGCGGCCCTCCGATCTCGCCGAACGGCTGCCGAAGGCGTTGATCCACCGCAACGTCCCCGGTGAACCGATCCACGCGCTGCTCGCCGCCGCGGACCGCGCGTGGGCCCGTGCGGCGCCGCTGGCGCCCTACGGTCCCCGCGTCCGCTGGCGCGCGGCCGCGCAGTCGCTGCGCGAGGAGGGTTTCCCGATCCGTCACTACCGTCGCCGCCAGCGCGACAACGTCCTGTCGGTGCCGTGGTCGGCCGTGGCGCCGGTCGGTGCGGGCTGA
- a CDS encoding type II toxin-antitoxin system VapC family toxin: protein MIVLDTNVISEPLRKAPDPRVVAWIDAQPLHTLYLSAITVAELRFGIAAMPAGRRRDTLRDRIETRVLPLFAGRVLAFDLTASAAYAELMTAARAAGAAIGAADGYIAATAGAANMAVATRDTAPFQAAGVPVIDPWA, encoded by the coding sequence GTGATCGTTCTCGACACCAACGTCATCTCCGAACCGCTGCGCAAAGCACCGGACCCCCGAGTCGTCGCGTGGATCGACGCTCAGCCTCTGCACACTCTGTATCTGTCGGCCATCACCGTGGCCGAACTGCGATTCGGCATTGCCGCCATGCCCGCGGGCAGGCGGCGAGATACCTTGCGCGACAGGATCGAAACCCGGGTGTTGCCCCTGTTCGCAGGGCGTGTGCTCGCCTTCGACCTGACCGCCTCCGCCGCCTATGCCGAACTCATGACCGCCGCTCGCGCCGCCGGGGCCGCGATCGGCGCCGCCGATGGCTACATCGCGGCCACGGCAGGCGCCGCGAACATGGCCGTGGCCACCCGAGACACCGCGCCATTCCAAGCTGCCGGAGTGCCCGTCATCGACCCGTGGGCCTAG
- the deoC gene encoding deoxyribose-phosphate aldolase, with translation MASSASLTRAEVAAMIDHTLLAPEATPAEVATLVEDARELGVLAICVSPSMLPVRAPGLVVATVAGFPSGKHHSLVKGAEARLAVDQGAAEVDMVIDVGAARAGDYTAVLADIVTVREAVGDRALLKVIIESAALPDQAIVEVCRVAERAGADFVKTSTGFHPSGGASAHAVRLMAETVGARLGVKASGGIRTAAAAAAMIAAGATRLGLSKSRAVLDGFPA, from the coding sequence ATGGCAAGTTCCGCATCGCTGACCAGGGCCGAAGTCGCCGCCATGATCGACCATACGTTGCTGGCCCCGGAGGCGACCCCCGCCGAAGTCGCCACCCTTGTCGAGGACGCGCGGGAGTTGGGCGTGCTCGCGATCTGTGTGTCTCCGTCCATGTTGCCGGTGCGCGCGCCCGGGCTCGTAGTCGCGACTGTCGCCGGATTTCCCTCCGGAAAACATCATTCGCTGGTGAAGGGAGCCGAAGCGCGGCTCGCGGTGGACCAGGGAGCGGCCGAAGTCGACATGGTGATCGACGTCGGCGCGGCGCGTGCTGGTGACTACACGGCGGTGCTCGCCGACATCGTCACGGTGCGCGAGGCAGTCGGCGATCGGGCGCTGCTGAAAGTGATCATCGAATCCGCCGCGCTGCCGGACCAGGCGATCGTGGAGGTGTGCCGGGTCGCCGAGCGCGCCGGAGCGGATTTCGTGAAGACATCCACGGGGTTTCACCCTTCCGGCGGCGCCAGTGCCCATGCGGTGCGGCTGATGGCGGAGACCGTCGGTGCTCGGCTCGGCGTCAAGGCCAGCGGCGGCATCCGCACCGCCGCGGCCGCGGCCGCGATGATCGCGGCGGGTGCGACCCGGCTGGGGCTGTCGAAATCCCGCGCTGTGCTCGACGGATTTCCGGCCTGA
- a CDS encoding alpha/beta fold hydrolase, translating to MRAMLPTALTSFRALLRGLRDAHSADLRSRTYQTAAFNPPTMAPEVIPVRAQDGAQLRVHAYGPSDGQVIVLIHGWTCCLEYWNPQINAFAGEYRVIAYDQRGHGESEYGSSKLNIELLADDLAAVLDAALAPRQRAVLVGHSLGGMTMQSWAGRYPERVEKQALAALLVNTAADRLILETTLVPLLNRPLRLLQLKVPLPFLFGRLGLGTPIVFPPIAPVRWLFARQILSTAAKGDLLAFSMAIVRSCPAWVRSRFGVLLATMDVGESVRNLVVPTTVLAGQYDDMTPPVHSERIVEMLRQTGSLMRYGVLPTGHLGNVEAYERFNAELARLLAAVRQRSRADLVG from the coding sequence ATGCGTGCCATGCTGCCGACCGCGTTGACGAGCTTCCGAGCCCTGCTCCGGGGCTTGCGCGACGCGCACAGCGCCGACCTGCGTTCCCGTACCTACCAGACCGCGGCGTTCAATCCGCCGACGATGGCTCCCGAGGTGATCCCGGTACGCGCCCAGGATGGCGCGCAGCTGCGGGTGCACGCCTACGGCCCGTCGGATGGGCAGGTCATCGTGCTGATCCACGGCTGGACTTGCTGCCTGGAGTACTGGAACCCGCAGATCAACGCCTTCGCAGGCGAATACCGCGTGATCGCCTACGATCAGCGCGGTCACGGCGAGAGCGAGTACGGGTCCAGCAAGCTGAATATCGAACTGCTCGCCGACGATCTGGCCGCGGTGCTCGACGCCGCGCTCGCGCCCCGACAGCGGGCCGTGCTGGTCGGTCACAGCTTGGGCGGCATGACCATGCAGTCCTGGGCCGGTCGATACCCTGAGCGGGTCGAGAAGCAGGCGCTGGCGGCACTGCTGGTCAATACCGCGGCGGACCGGCTGATCCTGGAGACTACCCTCGTGCCGCTGTTGAACCGGCCGCTGCGCCTGCTGCAACTGAAGGTGCCGCTGCCGTTCCTGTTCGGCAGGCTCGGACTCGGAACCCCGATCGTCTTCCCGCCCATCGCGCCGGTGCGCTGGTTGTTCGCACGCCAGATCCTGAGCACTGCGGCGAAAGGCGACCTGCTGGCGTTCAGCATGGCCATCGTCCGCTCCTGTCCGGCCTGGGTGCGTTCCAGGTTCGGTGTCCTGCTCGCCACGATGGATGTCGGGGAGTCGGTGCGCAATCTGGTGGTGCCCACCACAGTGCTCGCCGGCCAATACGACGACATGACGCCGCCGGTCCACTCCGAGCGGATCGTCGAGATGCTCCGGCAGACCGGCAGCTTGATGCGGTATGGCGTGCTGCCCACCGGCCACCTGGGCAACGTCGAGGCATACGAGCGGTTCAACGCCGAACTCGCGCGCCTACTCGCCGCGGTGCGCCAACGCAGCCGCGCCGACCTCGTGGGCTGA
- a CDS encoding GNAT family N-acetyltransferase — MLIRRERADDAAAIAAVHRSAFAPHYATAIDPAGTESSGDRDSADPPEVGLVDRLRSDEGWIPTLSLVAIEHDSVVGHLCLTRATVGPFPVLALGPIGVLADHQGAGVGSALMHAALGAADALDEPLVGLLGSLEFYPHFGFVPAARLGITPDEPAWITHFQVRSLSAYDSQIAGEFRYAEPFYDL, encoded by the coding sequence GTGCTGATCCGTCGCGAACGCGCCGACGACGCCGCTGCGATCGCGGCGGTGCATCGCAGCGCATTCGCACCGCACTACGCCACCGCCATCGATCCCGCCGGCACCGAGTCGTCCGGCGACCGCGACAGCGCGGATCCGCCCGAGGTGGGCCTCGTCGACCGGCTGCGCAGCGACGAGGGCTGGATCCCGACACTCTCGCTGGTGGCGATCGAGCACGACAGCGTGGTCGGTCACCTGTGCCTGACCAGGGCCACGGTCGGTCCGTTCCCCGTGCTGGCGCTCGGCCCGATCGGCGTGCTGGCCGACCATCAAGGCGCAGGCGTCGGCTCGGCGCTCATGCACGCGGCCCTCGGCGCCGCCGACGCGCTGGACGAACCGCTGGTCGGCCTGCTCGGCAGCCTGGAGTTCTACCCCCACTTCGGCTTCGTCCCCGCCGCTCGCCTCGGCATCACCCCCGACGAGCCCGCTTGGATAACTCACTTCCAGGTCCGCTCCCTCTCGGCCTACGACTCGCAGATAGCCGGCGAATTCCGTTACGCGGAGCCGTTTTACGACCTCTGA
- a CDS encoding LmeA family phospholipid-binding protein has product MSTNPRSTSMINRRNLLIALTVVAVLLATVLVGGEAYARHRVSSCISTQFEKEMGSKIDVSFGPKPMLVTWIDGKVSSVRVNSNDTKFGPAVGMVVHAVFRDVDVADPNGSTIASSSADVTWSNEGIRETLGGLVSGVSSSAESGMLTLDVLGGLAELQLKPQVQNGTVEVETMSAQLLGIGVPADLAQSIVDIFTRSLQSYPLGMAATNLQVTDSGIDVELAGGRTQLKPADNSSGGGC; this is encoded by the coding sequence ATGAGTACGAACCCTCGGTCCACCTCGATGATCAACCGGCGGAACCTGCTGATCGCCCTGACCGTGGTAGCGGTTCTGCTCGCGACGGTCCTGGTCGGCGGAGAGGCCTATGCCAGGCACAGGGTGTCGAGCTGTATCAGCACGCAATTCGAGAAGGAGATGGGGTCGAAGATCGACGTGAGCTTCGGTCCCAAGCCGATGCTGGTCACCTGGATCGACGGCAAGGTGTCCTCGGTGCGGGTGAACAGCAACGACACCAAATTCGGCCCCGCTGTCGGGATGGTGGTCCACGCCGTGTTCCGCGACGTCGACGTCGCCGACCCGAACGGGAGCACGATCGCCAGTTCCTCCGCCGACGTCACCTGGAGCAACGAGGGTATCCGGGAGACGCTCGGCGGCCTGGTCAGCGGCGTGAGTTCGTCCGCCGAGTCGGGCATGCTCACGCTGGACGTGCTCGGCGGCCTCGCCGAGCTCCAGCTGAAGCCGCAGGTCCAGAACGGGACGGTTGAGGTGGAGACGATGTCGGCGCAGCTGCTCGGCATAGGCGTGCCCGCCGATCTGGCGCAGAGCATCGTCGATATCTTCACCAGGAGCCTGCAGAGCTACCCGCTCGGCATGGCGGCGACGAACCTACAGGTCACCGATTCCGGTATCGACGTCGAGCTGGCCGGTGGACGAACCCAGCTGAAGCCCGCGGACAACAGCTCCGGAGGTGGCTGCTGA
- a CDS encoding heparin-binding hemagglutinin — MTEKNATVTKPLLATVGAGDALYAAVNDVVAQVRERAAATDVQTRVEEARERFANVPTEVQTQFESLRERLSGLPSELPDDLAELRERFTPEELRALAEKYYRQALDIYADLAVRGEETIDRLRANERVEERIGKVETLYGDAVTRAEDVLERVNGLLGRPAKAEDDAEADPVVEAEVVDVTTESTPAPAANGAPKKAPVKKATTAAKKAPAKKAAPKKD; from the coding sequence ATGACCGAGAAGAACGCCACCGTGACCAAGCCCCTACTCGCCACCGTCGGCGCGGGTGATGCCCTCTACGCCGCCGTCAACGACGTCGTCGCGCAGGTTCGCGAGCGTGCGGCCGCCACTGATGTCCAGACCCGGGTGGAGGAGGCGCGCGAGCGCTTCGCCAACGTGCCCACCGAGGTGCAGACCCAGTTCGAGTCGCTGCGCGAGCGGCTGTCCGGGCTGCCTTCGGAGCTGCCGGACGACCTCGCCGAGCTGCGCGAGAGGTTCACCCCCGAGGAACTGCGCGCGCTGGCCGAGAAGTACTACCGCCAGGCGCTCGACATCTACGCCGACCTCGCCGTTCGCGGTGAGGAGACCATCGATCGGCTGCGTGCGAACGAACGTGTCGAGGAGCGGATCGGCAAGGTCGAGACCCTCTACGGCGACGCGGTGACCCGCGCCGAGGACGTGCTCGAGCGCGTCAACGGGCTGCTCGGCCGCCCGGCCAAGGCCGAGGACGACGCCGAGGCGGATCCGGTCGTCGAAGCCGAAGTCGTCGACGTGACCACCGAGTCCACACCGGCCCCCGCCGCGAACGGCGCGCCGAAGAAGGCTCCGGTCAAGAAGGCCACCACCGCGGCCAAGAAGGCTCCCGCCAAGAAGGCGGCTCCGAAGAAGGACTGA